Proteins encoded by one window of Planktothrix tepida PCC 9214:
- the kdpC gene encoding K(+)-transporting ATPase subunit C: MFRDLLTAIRTTLVLWVLTAILYPVLILIIGQSIFPFQANGSLIKNPQGEIVGSALIGQNFTSNRYFISRPSSVDYSPVNEGLATGISGGSNLAPSNPDLLKKVTARIDQLQFNNIIPTADLVYSSGSGLDPHISIQAANAQIQRVANARSLNPNQVEILVNKNTEHRFLGIFGEPGVNVMKVNLDLDNLSN, from the coding sequence ATGTTTAGAGATTTGTTAACCGCCATCCGCACTACCCTAGTTTTATGGGTTTTAACGGCTATTTTATACCCGGTTTTGATTCTAATAATCGGTCAATCAATTTTCCCATTTCAAGCCAATGGAAGTTTGATCAAAAATCCGCAAGGAGAGATTGTGGGTTCAGCTTTAATCGGTCAAAATTTTACCTCTAATCGTTATTTTATATCCCGTCCAAGTAGCGTTGATTATAGTCCGGTTAACGAGGGTTTAGCAACGGGAATTTCAGGAGGAAGTAATTTAGCACCCAGTAATCCCGATTTGTTAAAAAAAGTAACAGCACGAATTGATCAACTCCAATTTAATAATATTATTCCAACGGCGGATTTAGTTTATTCATCGGGTTCTGGGTTAGATCCTCATATTAGTATTCAAGCCGCAAACGCCCAAATTCAACGTGTGGCTAATGCGCGTTCTTTAAATCCTAATCAAGTGGAAATTCTCGTTAACAAAAATACTGAACATCGATTTTTAGGAATTTTTGGAGAACCAGGAGTTAATGTTATGAAAGTTAATTTAGATTT